The Sulfurospirillum sp. UCH001 genome segment GGTTGATGTAGCACAAACGATGGTCAGTGTGGCAGAAGAGACGAAAGTAACTTCATTAAAATTTCAAACCATTGCTTATGAACAAGCACAAAAAAGCAACGAACTTCAAACAACACTTCAAGCTTTCCATTCACAAAACGACGCGTAATTGTTCTTTTCAAAGAGGTGTTAAACACCTCTTTTTCTTACGTATATTTCTTCTTTTTTTTTCGTCATAAAACTCTTTTATTCTTCGATTATTTTGCTCTTTTTTTTATTTAAAATTTTCTTGAAGCTTCAAACTAATTGTTTAATTAACGGTACATACAAGAATAAGACAGATGGGTTTATGCATCTGTCGTGATGTGTTTGGTTCTATGACTCGCACATCATTTATAGGCATAAATTAACGTCAAAACATTTTGATACAAAGTGTTTTACTACGAAGGAGAAACGTATGAAATTGGCAAATCTTAGTTTAGCAGTGCTTTGTGTCGCAGGGCTAAGTACCTGTTCTTTTGGTGCAGATACACTTGCGAATGCATTTAAAGAGGGCAAAGTCAGTGGGGAATTAAAGGCATTTTATTGGGATCGTGACAGAAATCCAGCCATTCCAAGTGATTCTATTTTTAATACGGGTGTTACACTAAACTATGTAACAGGTTCTTTGTATGGTTTTAGTCTTGGATTAACAGGGCAATCCAACAGTGCACCTTTTGCAAGCGCAAATGCCAAAACACAATTTGGCTGGGATGAGTACGGTTCAGGAGCACAACTCTCTGAAGCGTATTTGGCGTACAATGCTGGTAAAACGACCGTTCAAGTTGGACGTATGTTCCTCAACACACCGCTCATTGCATCTTTAGGCAATCGTATCGTCAAAGAATCGTTTGAGGGTGCTAGCATTGTCAATACAGACATTCCAAACACCACACTTACCGCAGCATATGTACAAAAATTTCAAGCACAGACGGATGGTGCTGGACACATTGGCGAGTTCACAAGATACAATAATCCCTATGGCACATCACCACTCTTAGAAGACGGTGCGTATACCTTAGTCGCGGTTAACAAGTCCATTACAGGCTTGACGCTCACAGCAGCGTATGCAGAAGACATCAATACTAAAGGTGCTATGGCGTATGCTGAAGCGGCGTATGCCTTTAGTGTCAATGCCCTAAATTATGGTCTTGCTGCACAATACTATTATAACGACAAAGATATCACAGGAAGTAAAAGCTCTGATCTCTTAGGCTTAAAAGCCAGTGTAGGTTATGGCGCTCTTAGCGGATATGTTGCGTACAGCACTGTCAGTAAGGATGCAACAGTTACTCCGGGTATTGGTTGGGGTGCAGACCTTGCTTATACAGGAACGATTATTCTCTCTAG includes the following:
- a CDS encoding OprD family outer membrane porin; this translates as MKLANLSLAVLCVAGLSTCSFGADTLANAFKEGKVSGELKAFYWDRDRNPAIPSDSIFNTGVTLNYVTGSLYGFSLGLTGQSNSAPFASANAKTQFGWDEYGSGAQLSEAYLAYNAGKTTVQVGRMFLNTPLIASLGNRIVKESFEGASIVNTDIPNTTLTAAYVQKFQAQTDGAGHIGEFTRYNNPYGTSPLLEDGAYTLVAVNKSITGLTLTAAYAEDINTKGAMAYAEAAYAFSVNALNYGLAAQYYYNDKDITGSKSSDLLGLKASVGYGALSGYVAYSTVSKDATVTPGIGWGADLAYTGTIILSSSYPANTDAYAIGLGYAFTPSTTLNVAYTVTDDDDLSYGKASYVSLTGNYAFSGALKGLNFLVMYDKENRDKAGTKDKDEFRFSASYKF